One genomic region from Streptomyces sp. Li-HN-5-11 encodes:
- a CDS encoding ATP-binding protein translates to MDETSLRAVGWARSLPLDSEVKAARDWVREHLRTLGWTTSAPDTVDAVLLTVSELVTNAHAHAHSNAQLIMTWDDRCLHVAVHDTSDEVPAPREPSTESVGGRGMLLVDALADTWETHPCPHGKTVVACFRPMG, encoded by the coding sequence GTGGACGAAACGTCGCTCCGGGCGGTGGGCTGGGCACGCTCGCTGCCGTTGGACAGTGAGGTGAAGGCGGCGCGGGACTGGGTGCGGGAACACCTGCGCACCCTGGGCTGGACCACCAGCGCACCCGACACGGTGGACGCCGTGCTGCTGACCGTCTCCGAGCTGGTCACCAACGCCCATGCCCACGCACACAGCAACGCGCAGCTCATCATGACCTGGGACGACCGCTGCCTGCACGTCGCCGTGCACGACACCTCGGACGAGGTGCCGGCGCCCCGGGAGCCGAGCACCGAGAGCGTCGGCGGGCGGGGAATGCTGCTGGTCGACGCCCTGGCCGACACCTGGGAGACGCACCCCTGCCCGCACGGCAAGACCGTCGTCGCCTGCTTCCGCCCCATGGGTTGA
- a CDS encoding ATP-binding cassette domain-containing protein, with protein sequence MAEETARRTHEGPRPLLALREVSVRRYTTGQVILDDIDWTVRPSEHWALLGANGAGKTTLLRLAGALMHPTTGSVEILDGRLGRVDVRELRARIGHVTSAQRVPEDLDAHTVVLTGHTGTVQPLWRTYGEEVRQRAHELLAELEIKELADRPYSVCSGGQRARILIARALMAEPALLLLDEPFNALDLPSREDLVEAMHRLAEGRPRLATVTVTHHLEELSPAVSHALLLREGRILSGGPVEEVLTGPGLTACFGRPVRVNRHEGRWWAYSVRQPRTDV encoded by the coding sequence ATGGCCGAGGAGACGGCGAGGCGGACGCATGAGGGCCCCCGGCCTCTCCTCGCGCTGCGGGAGGTGAGCGTCCGCCGCTACACGACCGGACAGGTGATCCTCGACGACATCGACTGGACGGTCCGGCCCTCGGAGCACTGGGCGCTGCTGGGGGCCAACGGCGCCGGGAAGACGACGCTGCTGCGGCTGGCCGGCGCCCTCATGCATCCCACCACCGGCAGCGTGGAGATCCTCGACGGCCGGCTCGGCCGTGTCGACGTGCGGGAGCTGCGTGCCCGGATCGGCCACGTCACCTCCGCCCAGCGCGTGCCCGAGGATCTCGACGCCCACACGGTCGTCCTGACCGGGCACACGGGCACGGTGCAGCCGCTGTGGCGGACGTACGGCGAGGAGGTGCGGCAACGGGCCCACGAACTCCTGGCCGAACTGGAGATCAAGGAGCTGGCGGACCGTCCGTACAGTGTCTGCTCGGGCGGGCAGCGGGCGCGCATCCTCATCGCCAGGGCCCTCATGGCCGAACCCGCCCTCCTGCTCCTGGACGAGCCGTTCAACGCCCTGGACCTGCCGTCCCGGGAGGATCTCGTGGAGGCCATGCACCGGCTGGCCGAGGGGCGCCCCCGGCTCGCCACCGTGACGGTCACCCACCATCTCGAGGAGCTGTCCCCCGCCGTCAGCCACGCCCTGCTGCTGCGCGAGGGGCGGATCCTTTCCGGCGGGCCCGTCGAGGAGGTGCTGACCGGCCCTGGACTGACCGCCTGTTTCGGACGCCCCGTCAGGGTGAACCGGCACGAGGGCCGTTGGTGGGCCTACTCCGTACGGCAGCCTCGCACGGACGTGTGA
- a CDS encoding FAD/NAD(P)-binding oxidoreductase encodes MPAEEFHEWLRREGRIVIVGASLAGLRAAETLRAEGFAGSLTMIGDEPYEPYDRPPLSKAVLLGKASPDHTELPRRREIDATWRLGVAATGLDMAAKRVRVADGDEVPYDRLLIATGVRARPWPKEDEAQLDGVFVLRTRDDAVRLQRRMKAPPRRVFVIGAGFTGSEIASACRDQGIEVTVAERADAPLVGALGGVIGTVAAELQRDNGVDLRTGVMVTGLEGDSTGRVRAAHLSDGSTVETDVVVVSLGATRNTDWLAGSGLGAGPRGIACDAGCRAFDFRGIVTDDIYVAGDVARSPHPLFGYQFLSLEHWGNAVAQAEVAAHNMISAGADRRPHLWVPAFWSSQFGVNIKSVGVPSLGDEIMITQGSLAERRFVGVYGYQGRVIAAVSFDNTRWLEFYQRMIETGAPFPVDFPTVDRRPEGRKPVPADFPDPSLPTHGPTVTLSGYSPADRHLVFTPARH; translated from the coding sequence ATGCCCGCTGAGGAGTTCCACGAGTGGCTGCGGCGCGAGGGCCGCATCGTGATCGTGGGTGCCTCGCTGGCCGGCCTGCGCGCCGCGGAGACGCTGCGCGCCGAGGGGTTCGCCGGCTCGCTCACGATGATCGGCGACGAACCCTACGAGCCGTACGACCGTCCGCCGCTGTCCAAGGCGGTGCTGCTGGGCAAGGCGTCCCCGGACCACACGGAGCTGCCCCGGCGCCGGGAGATCGACGCCACGTGGCGCCTGGGCGTCGCGGCGACCGGCCTCGACATGGCGGCGAAGCGGGTGCGGGTGGCCGACGGCGACGAGGTGCCGTACGACCGGCTGCTGATCGCGACGGGTGTGCGCGCCCGGCCCTGGCCGAAGGAGGACGAGGCCCAGCTGGACGGGGTCTTCGTGCTGCGCACGCGGGACGACGCGGTCCGTCTGCAGCGGCGGATGAAGGCCCCGCCGCGCCGGGTCTTCGTGATCGGCGCCGGTTTCACCGGCTCGGAGATCGCCTCGGCCTGCCGGGACCAGGGCATCGAGGTCACCGTGGCGGAACGCGCGGACGCGCCGCTGGTGGGCGCCCTGGGAGGGGTGATCGGCACGGTCGCCGCGGAACTGCAGCGCGACAACGGGGTGGACCTGCGCACCGGGGTCATGGTCACCGGCCTGGAGGGCGACTCGACGGGCCGGGTGCGCGCCGCCCACCTGTCCGACGGCAGCACGGTCGAGACGGATGTCGTGGTGGTCTCGCTCGGCGCCACCCGCAACACCGACTGGCTGGCCGGCTCCGGGCTGGGCGCCGGGCCCCGCGGCATCGCGTGCGACGCCGGCTGCCGGGCCTTCGACTTCCGGGGGATCGTCACCGACGACATCTACGTCGCCGGAGACGTCGCCCGCTCGCCGCACCCGCTGTTCGGCTACCAGTTCCTGTCCCTGGAGCACTGGGGCAACGCGGTCGCGCAGGCCGAGGTGGCCGCGCACAACATGATCAGTGCCGGCGCCGACCGGCGCCCGCACCTGTGGGTGCCCGCCTTCTGGTCGTCGCAGTTCGGAGTGAACATCAAGTCGGTCGGCGTACCGTCCCTGGGGGACGAGATCATGATCACGCAGGGGTCGCTCGCCGAGCGGCGGTTCGTCGGCGTGTACGGCTACCAGGGCCGCGTGATCGCCGCCGTGAGCTTCGACAACACGCGCTGGCTCGAGTTCTACCAGCGGATGATCGAGACGGGAGCGCCGTTCCCGGTGGACTTCCCGACGGTCGACCGGCGGCCCGAGGGCCGCAAGCCGGTCCCGGCCGACTTCCCCGACCCGTCGCTGCCGACGCACGGCCCGACCGTGACCCTCAGCGGCTACTCCCCCGCCGACCGGCACCTGGTCTTCACGCCCGCGCGCCACTGA
- a CDS encoding multicopper oxidase family protein has translation MHTHTRRTLLTASLMAAGSGLLGACSGADSSSEPGLHGGATRGSGSAPGSGSAGTGGRSGFVPKGPGGYVNPSDPEVLATEKRRGAGPVRKFRFTAAETPLDLGGRTVRTWTYNDAVPGRAVRVTAGDVLDLTLANHLPVSTTLHSHGVRLRCDMDGVPGLTQEAIKPGGEFTYRFTVSHPGTYLLHSHQGMQPDRGLYAPLIVDDPKEPLHYDKEWVVVLDDWVDGVDGSTPDGVLAQLHAGKRAPMGMDMDGSSGHGGSGGHHVAAGGQASPRSASSGPSRILRDSHSDLLHGMGGNVAHPYHLINGRLPHAPSVFRARPGDRIRLRIINAGSDTAFRVALGDHTMTVTHTDGYPVEHRSTDALLLGMAERYDVLVTAKDGVFPLVALAEGKKAAALAVLRTDGGKSLPAPSVRPDELDGRIIPAGRLVPDDSVAFWDIEPDREIRIRLTGNMKQYNWMFDHQPYSTEHRHPIREDERVRLTLINSTDMWHPLHLHGHTFALTGLDAVGTRKDTAIVLPHRKLVVDFYADNPGLWMLHCHNQYHSESGMMTILGYRK, from the coding sequence ATGCACACACATACGCGGCGCACCTTGCTCACTGCCTCGCTCATGGCTGCCGGATCGGGTCTTCTGGGCGCCTGCTCGGGTGCGGATTCCTCCTCGGAGCCCGGCTTGCACGGAGGGGCGACGCGGGGTTCGGGGTCCGCACCGGGCTCCGGGTCCGCCGGTACCGGCGGCCGAAGCGGCTTCGTTCCGAAGGGGCCCGGGGGGTACGTGAACCCGTCCGACCCGGAGGTACTGGCCACGGAGAAGAGGCGTGGCGCGGGACCGGTGCGCAAGTTCCGGTTCACGGCCGCCGAGACCCCGCTCGACCTGGGCGGACGCACCGTCAGGACGTGGACGTACAACGACGCGGTGCCCGGCCGGGCGGTCCGGGTCACCGCGGGTGACGTCCTCGACCTCACGCTCGCCAACCACCTGCCCGTGTCGACGACGCTGCACTCCCACGGTGTGCGTCTGCGGTGCGACATGGACGGCGTCCCGGGGCTGACCCAGGAAGCCATCAAGCCCGGAGGCGAATTCACCTACCGGTTCACCGTGTCCCACCCCGGCACCTACCTGCTGCACTCGCACCAGGGCATGCAGCCCGACCGCGGCCTCTACGCCCCGCTGATCGTGGACGACCCGAAGGAGCCGTTGCACTACGACAAGGAGTGGGTCGTCGTACTGGACGACTGGGTGGACGGTGTGGACGGTTCCACCCCCGACGGCGTGCTCGCTCAGTTGCACGCGGGCAAACGGGCGCCGATGGGCATGGACATGGACGGGAGTTCCGGTCACGGCGGATCCGGCGGCCACCACGTGGCCGCCGGCGGGCAGGCGTCCCCGCGCAGCGCTTCAAGCGGCCCCTCCCGGATCCTGCGGGACTCCCACAGCGATCTGCTGCACGGCATGGGCGGCAATGTCGCCCACCCTTATCACCTCATCAACGGCCGCCTGCCGCACGCTCCCTCGGTCTTCCGGGCCCGTCCGGGGGACCGCATCCGCCTGCGGATCATCAACGCCGGCTCCGACACCGCCTTCCGGGTGGCGCTGGGCGACCACACCATGACGGTGACGCACACGGACGGCTACCCCGTCGAGCACCGCAGCACGGACGCGCTGCTCCTCGGCATGGCCGAGCGCTACGACGTGCTCGTGACGGCCAAGGACGGGGTGTTCCCCCTGGTCGCGCTGGCCGAGGGCAAGAAGGCCGCCGCGCTGGCCGTGCTGCGCACCGACGGGGGAAAGTCGCTTCCCGCGCCCTCGGTCCGACCGGACGAGCTGGACGGACGCATCATTCCGGCCGGACGTCTGGTCCCGGACGACTCCGTGGCGTTCTGGGACATCGAGCCGGACCGCGAGATCCGCATCAGGCTGACCGGCAACATGAAGCAGTACAACTGGATGTTCGACCACCAGCCGTACTCGACCGAGCACCGCCACCCGATCCGGGAGGACGAACGGGTCCGGCTCACCCTCATCAACTCCACCGACATGTGGCACCCGCTGCACCTGCACGGCCACACCTTCGCCCTCACCGGCCTCGACGCCGTCGGAACCCGCAAGGACACGGCCATCGTGCTGCCGCACCGCAAGCTGGTGGTCGACTTCTACGCCGACAATCCCGGCCTGTGGATGCTGCACTGCCACAACCAGTACCACTCCGAGTCCGGCATGATGACCATCCTCGGCTACCGCAAGTGA
- a CDS encoding ferredoxin translates to MRLVVDLNKCQGYAQCAFLAPDVFAMHGEESLVYSPRAEQEQRDGVARAVAACPVQAITAEGLDGARHGLAEAGREASDAR, encoded by the coding sequence ATGAGGCTTGTCGTCGATCTCAACAAGTGCCAGGGGTACGCGCAGTGCGCGTTCCTCGCACCGGACGTGTTCGCCATGCACGGTGAGGAGTCACTCGTCTACAGCCCGCGGGCCGAGCAGGAGCAGCGGGACGGGGTGGCACGTGCCGTCGCGGCCTGCCCGGTGCAGGCGATCACGGCGGAGGGACTGGACGGCGCGCGACACGGCCTGGCCGAGGCCGGGCGGGAGGCGTCCGATGCCCGCTGA
- a CDS encoding ATP-binding protein, whose translation MRTAAALDGDGTCIAEARHLAAGFLNRARAEHGLPVTDRAMSLTQLVVSELVTNARKYASGPILMDLRIAGDTVEVAVWDSDPVLPVARAADPGRVGQHGLEIVMAVVQGFEARREPVGKRVTARITLLDEPGGAVTARRHP comes from the coding sequence ATGCGGACGGCGGCGGCCCTCGACGGGGACGGCACGTGCATCGCCGAGGCCCGTCACCTCGCGGCCGGTTTTCTGAACCGGGCGCGGGCCGAGCACGGGCTGCCGGTCACGGACCGGGCCATGAGCCTGACCCAACTGGTGGTCAGCGAGCTGGTCACCAATGCCCGCAAGTACGCGTCCGGTCCCATCCTGATGGATCTGCGGATCGCCGGCGACACGGTCGAGGTCGCGGTCTGGGACAGCGATCCGGTCCTGCCGGTGGCCCGCGCCGCCGATCCGGGCCGGGTGGGCCAGCACGGACTGGAGATCGTGATGGCCGTCGTGCAGGGCTTCGAGGCACGACGGGAACCGGTCGGCAAGCGCGTCACCGCCCGCATCACCCTGCTGGACGAGCCGGGCGGTGCCGTCACGGCGCGCCGCCACCCCTGA
- a CDS encoding L,D-transpeptidase family protein: MREGGAMRAAAAVAAFGALAVSLTACGGAAHKGAEGSGGEADNKAPHNTSLKRIPGIGDQLWQRVPASSRQVVAVYGAGPDSPDSTVELFTKHGSVWERTRSWAAHNGRRGWTTNHHEGDQRTPVGVFTLSDAGGVLPDPGAKLPYTRSASFQAPRSWNKNSWHDFDYVIAIDYNRVKGTSPNDPARPQGQAKGGGIWLHMDHGAGTSACVTLSESAMRYLLRTIDPAQHPVVVMGDRPELKA, translated from the coding sequence ATGCGAGAAGGCGGTGCGATGCGAGCAGCGGCCGCGGTGGCGGCGTTCGGGGCGTTGGCGGTATCTCTGACGGCCTGTGGCGGTGCGGCCCACAAGGGCGCGGAAGGCAGTGGCGGGGAGGCGGACAACAAGGCGCCGCACAACACGTCCCTGAAGCGGATACCAGGCATCGGCGACCAGCTGTGGCAACGCGTGCCGGCCTCCTCCCGCCAGGTGGTGGCCGTCTACGGCGCGGGCCCCGACTCCCCCGACTCGACGGTCGAGCTCTTCACCAAGCACGGCTCGGTCTGGGAGCGGACGCGTTCCTGGGCGGCGCACAACGGCAGGAGGGGCTGGACGACGAACCATCACGAAGGGGACCAGCGCACTCCGGTGGGGGTGTTCACGCTGAGCGACGCCGGTGGCGTGCTGCCCGATCCCGGGGCCAAGCTGCCGTACACCAGGTCCGCGTCCTTCCAGGCACCGCGCTCCTGGAACAAGAACTCCTGGCACGACTTCGACTACGTCATCGCCATCGACTACAACCGCGTGAAGGGCACCTCGCCCAACGACCCCGCCCGGCCCCAGGGGCAGGCCAAGGGCGGCGGCATCTGGCTGCACATGGACCACGGCGCCGGTACGTCGGCCTGTGTGACCCTGTCCGAGTCGGCGATGCGCTACCTGCTGCGCACCATCGACCCGGCGCAGCACCCGGTCGTGGTGATGGGAGACAGGCCGGAGCTGAAGGCCTGA